In Zea mays cultivar B73 chromosome 7, Zm-B73-REFERENCE-NAM-5.0, whole genome shotgun sequence, the following proteins share a genomic window:
- the LOC100274035 gene encoding Beta-1,3-galactosyltransferase 7: MKPKNGGLASDRRLLSRRILILCFLSFFLGILVTDLFGSVPSPVVVQTGWHEHEHEHDTELQSLSEDFVAKPKPAEDRDIMGEVSKTHEAIQYLEKSIDTLQMELAAKRSINELHGESTGGGVSKQRRRVFVVIGVNTAFSSRKRRDSVRETWMPQGEKLKKLEEKGIVVRFTIGHSATSNNVLDKAIDAEDEIHGDFLRLDHVEGYHKLSAKTKTFFSTAVALWDADFYVKVDDDVHLNLGMLVATLGRHKLKPRVYIGCMKSGPVLSDKNAKYHEPEFWKFGEDGNKYFRHATGQIYAISKDLATYISINQPILHKYANEDVSLGAWFIGLDVEHIDDRDMCCGTPPDCEWKAQAGNVCIASFDWRCSGVCNPVERIKYVHSRCGEGQDAIWSASF, from the exons ATGAAGCCCAAGAACGGCGGCCTGGCCTCGGACAGGAGGCTGCTCTCGCGCCGGATACTGATCCTCTGCTTCCTCAGCTTCTTCCTCGGCATACTCGTCACGGACCT GTTTGGATCGGTGCCGAGCCCGGTCGTGGTGCAGACGGGGTGGCACGAGCACGAGCACGAGCACGACACGGAGCTGCAGAGCCTTTCCGAGGATTTTGTTGCCAAGCCG AAACCGGCAGAAGACAGGGACATTATGGGAGAGGTGTCGAAGACTCACGAGGCCATACA ATACTTGGAGAAGTCAATTGACACACTGCAGATGGAGCTGGCAGCGAAGCGCAGCATCAACGAGCTTCACGGGGAAAGTACAGGTGGTGGCGTAAGTAAGCAGAGGAGAAGGGTGTTCGTGGTGATCGGGGTCAACACCGCCTTCAGCAGCAGGAAGCGTCGGGATTCCGTGAGGGAGACCTGGATGCCTCAAG GTGAGAAGCTCAAGAAACTGGAGGAGAAGGGAATCGTCGTCCGGTTTACGATAGGGCATAG CGCTACATCGAACAACGTCCTTGACAAAGCTATAGACGCGGAGGATGAAATTCATGGCGACTTTCTTAGGCTG GACCATGTCGAAGGGTACCACAAGCTGTCTGCGAAGACCAAGACATTCTTCTCAACTGCCGTGGCCTTATGGGACGCGGATTTCTATGTCAAGGTGGACGACGATGTTCACCTGAACCTAG GGATGCTCGTCGCCACCCTCGGCCGGCACAAGCTGAAGCCACGGGTGTACATTGGCTGCATGAAGTCGGGACCGGTCCTCTCCGACAA GAATGCGAAATACCATGAGCCTGAGTTCTGGAAGTTCGGAGAGGACGGGAACAAGTACTTCCGCCACGCCACGGGGCAGATATACGCCATCTCCAAGGACCTCGCGACCTACATCTCCATCAACCA GCCCATACTGCATAAATACGCGAACGAAGACGTCTCGCTCGGCGCGTGGTTCATCGGCCTAGACGTGGAGCACATCGACGACAGGGACATGTGCTGCGGCACGCCACCAG ACTGCGAGTGGAAAGCGCAGGCGGGGAACGTCTGCATCGCGTCGTTTGACTGGAGGTGCAGTGGGGTCTGCAATCCGGTCGAGAGGATCAAGTACGTGCATTCGCGATGCGGCGAAGGGCAGGATGCGATCTGGAGCGCCTCCTTCTGA